One Megasphaera vaginalis (ex Bordigoni et al. 2020) genomic region harbors:
- a CDS encoding Asp23/Gls24 family envelope stress response protein, with the protein MKIIGFIGPSGTGKSHHALVVAYDNHIDSIIDDGLLIYQNRIIAGRSAKDETNRMRAVRCAIFLEPSHAAAVREALSRVKPEKLLILGTSKHMVQRIREALYLPPVDAYIRIEEVSCAAEIAKARAIRKAEGKHIIPVPTMELKSHFHGYLLDPIRSFLHNRSGKKGPDFEQSVVRPIFSYYGKLIFSDDVFFALIRHCLAGIDGIVKVNRVKVAKNYVPGSNGLAVVLGVTVRYGVHIKTLMQRIRCSLQDDIEYTTGMSVDILKITVRDVVE; encoded by the coding sequence ATGAAAATTATCGGATTTATCGGCCCCAGCGGCACCGGCAAAAGCCATCATGCGCTGGTTGTCGCTTATGACAATCATATTGACAGCATCATTGACGACGGTCTTCTCATCTATCAGAACCGCATTATTGCCGGCCGTTCCGCAAAAGATGAGACCAATCGCATGCGCGCCGTTCGCTGCGCCATCTTTCTTGAGCCGTCTCACGCCGCAGCCGTCCGCGAGGCGCTGAGCCGGGTAAAGCCGGAAAAACTGTTGATCCTGGGGACATCGAAGCACATGGTGCAGCGCATCCGCGAAGCCTTGTATTTGCCGCCTGTCGATGCGTATATCCGGATTGAAGAGGTTTCCTGCGCCGCCGAGATCGCCAAAGCCAGAGCCATCCGCAAAGCGGAGGGAAAACATATCATTCCCGTGCCGACAATGGAATTGAAATCCCATTTTCACGGTTATCTCCTCGATCCGATCCGTTCGTTTCTCCACAACCGGAGCGGCAAAAAAGGACCTGATTTCGAACAGTCCGTTGTCAGACCGATCTTCAGTTATTACGGTAAGCTCATCTTTTCTGATGACGTCTTTTTCGCTCTGATCCGTCATTGTTTGGCCGGGATCGACGGTATCGTCAAGGTAAACCGCGTCAAGGTGGCGAAGAATTATGTGCCGGGCAGCAACGGACTGGCCGTCGTTTTGGGCGTTACCGTCCGGTACGGCGTCCATATTAAGACGCTGATGCAGCGGATCCGCTGTTCGCTGCAGGACGACATCGAGTATACGACAGGCATGTCCGTCGACATTCTGAAGATTACCGTTCGTGATGTCGTCGAGTAA
- a CDS encoding lactate/malate family dehydrogenase produces MKKRILGIIGAGHVGAHVAYAVGLKGSADEVRILDINENLLTSQCQDLMDAVKYMPHRISYGAATWADLRDCDLLVNALGPTERYVTEDRNDEMDYTVKAAALCGEEIKRCGFDGILLNITNPCDVVTAVLAARCGLPARRVFGTGTGLDTARLINFLAQSTGLSHGSITAYMMGEHGFAQMVPWSLVRFGGRPLTEVAAQAPFDFDRDRLRQQTIDAGWAVYSGKRATEYGICSTAMKIIDAVFHDTKEIMAVSAFLDGPYGQYGIYCGCPAVIGAVGVEKVMDYALTAEEEKEFRRCCRVVRDNIAAAESLLASEKAQVLDL; encoded by the coding sequence ATGAAAAAGCGAATTCTGGGAATTATCGGTGCCGGTCATGTCGGCGCTCATGTTGCTTATGCCGTCGGTCTGAAGGGAAGTGCCGATGAGGTGCGGATCTTGGATATAAACGAAAATTTGTTGACCAGTCAGTGTCAGGATCTGATGGACGCCGTCAAATACATGCCTCATCGTATTTCGTACGGTGCCGCGACATGGGCTGACCTGAGAGACTGTGATCTTCTCGTCAATGCCTTGGGGCCGACAGAACGATATGTGACGGAAGACAGGAATGATGAAATGGACTATACCGTAAAAGCGGCCGCCCTTTGCGGTGAGGAAATCAAGCGTTGCGGCTTCGACGGCATTCTCCTCAATATTACGAATCCCTGTGATGTCGTTACCGCTGTTTTGGCTGCCCGTTGCGGATTGCCGGCACGACGTGTTTTCGGTACCGGCACGGGACTCGACACGGCACGGCTCATCAATTTTCTGGCACAAAGCACGGGGCTATCACACGGCTCGATTACGGCGTATATGATGGGGGAACACGGATTTGCACAAATGGTACCGTGGTCGCTCGTGCGTTTCGGCGGCCGTCCTTTGACCGAAGTGGCGGCACAGGCGCCGTTCGACTTCGACAGAGACCGCCTCAGGCAACAGACCATCGATGCCGGTTGGGCCGTGTACAGCGGTAAGCGGGCAACGGAATACGGCATCTGTTCGACGGCGATGAAGATCATTGACGCCGTTTTTCACGATACGAAAGAGATCATGGCGGTCAGCGCTTTTTTGGACGGGCCTTACGGCCAATACGGCATTTATTGCGGTTGTCCCGCCGTCATCGGCGCCGTCGGCGTGGAGAAGGTAATGGACTATGCGCTGACGGCGGAAGAAGAAAAAGAATTTCGGCGCTGCTGTCGCGTCGTCAGAGACAATATTGCCGCCGCAGAATCGCTTCTGGCTTCGGAAAAGGCTCAGGTTCTTGATTTATGA
- a CDS encoding leucyl aminopeptidase family protein yields the protein MITCNGSGNPDAIALGIDKRLRALSHLSKEEGELLRAYVNNRPELLHYRSIHTFHCLYEDRVRTYFLVGLENKPLRYSMHEDFLAAKRITAAAMSEGVTELAVFIDTLEMDMVSLIDGLLYRNYAFNRYKREAEEEAIKNINLITSSLKIKDFNTLCYVYSSIYEGVYLARDLVNTPSNDLTPRRFCDLAATICKGDNMEVEVMNKWNLEKRNMGGIVAVGKGSMNPPQLLTLSYKGDPDSRETVAVVGKGIIYDSGGLSLKSHAALEFMKDDMAGAAAALGVMRALMLLKYPINVVAVMPLAENVPSSMSYRVDDVITMYDGHTVEIKNTDAEGRLILADAVTYAQEKGATRIIDLATLTGACVTALGTIRSGMFGNDQEWMNRFFAAAGRAHEKVWQLPLDREYEEELKSTVADLKNVGSTGSGAGAIVAAQFIKQFVKPETAWIHLDIAGTAFSEKKDESGFSGATGVGVKTILEFLRGGR from the coding sequence ATGATTACATGTAACGGCAGCGGCAATCCGGATGCGATTGCTCTCGGCATTGATAAGCGTTTGCGCGCGTTATCCCATTTGTCAAAAGAAGAAGGGGAGCTTCTTCGAGCCTATGTGAACAACAGGCCGGAATTGCTGCATTATCGGTCGATACATACCTTTCACTGTCTGTATGAAGACAGGGTGCGTACGTATTTTCTCGTCGGACTGGAAAATAAGCCGCTCCGTTACAGCATGCACGAAGATTTTTTGGCTGCCAAACGCATCACTGCCGCTGCCATGTCGGAAGGCGTTACGGAGTTGGCCGTATTCATCGATACCTTGGAAATGGATATGGTATCTTTGATCGACGGACTGCTGTATCGTAATTATGCGTTCAATCGCTATAAACGAGAGGCGGAGGAAGAGGCGATAAAAAATATCAACCTGATTACGTCCAGCCTGAAAATAAAGGATTTCAATACGCTTTGCTATGTATATTCTTCCATCTATGAAGGCGTGTATCTGGCCCGTGATCTGGTGAACACGCCTTCCAACGACTTGACGCCGCGCCGGTTCTGCGACTTGGCGGCAACTATTTGCAAAGGCGACAACATGGAAGTCGAGGTCATGAATAAATGGAATCTGGAAAAGCGGAATATGGGAGGAATTGTTGCCGTCGGTAAAGGCAGCATGAACCCGCCGCAGCTGTTGACGCTGTCTTACAAAGGCGATCCGGACAGCAGAGAGACGGTAGCCGTTGTCGGCAAAGGGATTATTTATGACAGCGGCGGCTTGTCCTTAAAAAGTCACGCCGCGCTGGAATTCATGAAAGACGACATGGCCGGCGCCGCCGCCGCGCTGGGAGTTATGCGGGCGCTGATGTTGCTGAAATATCCGATCAATGTCGTTGCTGTCATGCCTTTGGCGGAAAATGTGCCGTCCAGCATGTCTTACCGCGTTGACGATGTGATTACGATGTATGACGGTCATACGGTGGAAATTAAGAATACTGATGCCGAAGGCCGCCTTATCCTCGCCGATGCCGTTACGTATGCGCAGGAGAAGGGCGCGACAAGGATCATCGACTTGGCGACGCTGACAGGAGCTTGTGTTACCGCCTTGGGGACGATTCGTTCCGGCATGTTCGGCAATGATCAGGAGTGGATGAACCGATTCTTTGCCGCCGCCGGCAGGGCTCATGAAAAGGTCTGGCAGCTGCCGTTGGACAGGGAATACGAAGAGGAGTTGAAAAGCACTGTTGCCGACTTGAAAAATGTCGGTTCGACCGGATCCGGCGCCGGTGCTATCGTGGCGGCGCAATTCATCAAGCAATTCGTGAAGCCTGAAACGGCCTGGATTCATCTCGACATTGCCGGAACCGCTTTTAGTGAAAAAAAGGATGAAAGCGGTTTCAGCGGCGCTACCGGCGTAGGGGTCAAGACGATTCTGGAATTTTTGCGAGGCGGACGATGA
- a CDS encoding PHP domain-containing protein, protein MMKADLHMHTTCSDGLHTPAELTAMAAAAKLDVIAISDHDTMAAYDGTHRLHDGVKIISAIEMSSDCADEDVHILGYHLDPANEELQDYCRDFKERRAVRARKIVEKCTALGYALDLTVVNDILRRGGTVGRPHIAAMLVEKGYFSSVSAVFERILSRNGPAYVPYDRYDIDACIEIIHRAGGLSFLAHPSLLKAALPQVLQHPFDGIEVYHPKNRGRYDEFLGIAREKDWLVSGGSDYHGTIGRYPDGLGVFSFDAAPLQPLLSYKG, encoded by the coding sequence ATGATGAAGGCGGATCTGCACATGCACACAACTTGTTCCGACGGTCTCCACACGCCGGCGGAACTGACGGCAATGGCTGCGGCGGCAAAGCTTGACGTCATCGCTATTTCCGACCACGATACGATGGCGGCATATGACGGTACGCACAGGCTGCATGATGGTGTAAAGATTATCAGCGCCATTGAAATGAGCAGTGACTGCGCCGATGAAGATGTCCATATTCTCGGCTATCATCTGGATCCGGCGAACGAAGAGTTGCAGGACTATTGTCGCGATTTCAAGGAGCGGCGCGCAGTACGGGCAAGAAAGATCGTTGAGAAATGCACGGCTCTCGGCTATGCGCTTGATCTTACCGTTGTCAATGATATACTGCGGCGCGGCGGTACTGTCGGCAGACCGCATATTGCGGCTATGTTGGTGGAAAAAGGCTATTTTTCGTCAGTTTCTGCGGTCTTTGAAAGGATCCTTTCCCGTAACGGCCCGGCTTACGTTCCCTATGATCGTTACGATATCGACGCCTGCATTGAAATCATTCATCGTGCCGGCGGTCTGTCCTTTTTAGCGCACCCGTCTCTGCTTAAAGCGGCCTTGCCGCAGGTCTTGCAGCATCCCTTCGACGGCATAGAGGTATATCATCCGAAGAATCGGGGCCGGTATGACGAATTTCTCGGCATTGCGCGGGAAAAGGATTGGCTGGTCAGCGGCGGTTCCGATTACCACGGCACGATCGGCCGCTACCCTGACGGTCTCGGCGTTTTTTCCTTTGATGCGGCGCCGTTGCAGCCGCTCCTTTCTTATAAAGGATGA